The Vitis vinifera cultivar Pinot Noir 40024 chromosome 7, ASM3070453v1 genomic interval AAAGATTGCAGATGAGAAAACAAAGTTAATAACTAAAGGGAAAACCACCAAAGCAACCATGAAAGCATCATATTTTGACAATTTAAAATCATGTATTAAAAAGCAAAAGATACCTGGGGAGCCACCCTGGTTTTCAAATGGTTGGCCATTTCACCATTGGCAATAGAAGGTAACTTTTGTCCAGGAACATCAACCAAGCAACGGACCTCAGTACTACTAATTGGATAAAACAAGATGGGTGAAGGATCTGCTAAAATAACATGTCCGTGATTTGCAAAGGGAAGCTGACAGTTCTCCAGGACCAAACCAACAAAACAGGAGGGCACATCTACCtgtaaaaagtttaaaaaatgaataagtttGTTTCATGGGAAAAAATTGAACTGTGTGCCAGATTCAGaggatgagatgaaaatgtAGAAAGTATCACCAATGGTCATTtcacaaaagaatatttaagtAACCAACCAAGGAAAGTATTAAGAAGGTTAAGAGAGCACTTCACCTTAGGGTTACAAAGAGAGCGACGCAAATTTGAGAAGCAACCATCACACACAATTGTAAGTGGTGCATATGCTTTAAGTTCTTGACCAGCCTTCGTTTTGTATTGAACCCCCTTAATAGTCCCATTTTCTTCAAGGAGTGATGTTACTGTTCCTTGCTCCATACGTACACTGGACGGAAAATTGAACGTAACATGTTGGcaagatgataaaaaactgaacaATAAACTATACTTAAAGATAACACATGGTAATATGGAACATCCACGGGAATAATATTCAACTTAACCAGAAGCTATGCACAAGGAAAGCAATAAACAGTAGTGTAATTGGATATTAATATGCTGTTCATATTTAAACCACCttccaacaaataaatcaacaGAATACTAGTAGATCTCAGCAAGCATTTCCAGATTTAAGGGTGGCAGTCAGGTTAAAATAATACGAGTACTTACATATTTGCAGATCTTGAACTAGAAGCAAACTAATTctccaaaacaaagaaaattccaattctccaaaacaaaaatgtaaaaaattggAATCTGAATCAGAGAACTGACTGCAGTTTTTCTGGTCTGATCTAGCCAAGTTTAAAAAACATGCAGGCTTACCACTTGTGTAATTTACGATGATACCATTATTACTTCAAATCATATGGAGAATTACATataccaaaacaaaaaaaaagaaaaattatacacaAAAATGGGCAAGAAAGAATACTTGGAAAGAGAAGCAGCTTTTTCTCTCATCCTCTGTATGAAACGACCATTGTGGAAGCTCCTTCCCGCCACATCTGAATGAAACTTTTCCAATGGGTAAGAGAGTCTTGTATTTTTCCCATCCTTGAAAAGAGCATATCCAAGTACCCGCTGAGCATCAATTTCCTCCACACAATCTGCAGCCCAAGCACATATGTTTATATTTCACAGCTAAAACAATTCTCAGAGAAAAGAAGCCAGAAAATTCAATAACCCAATGTTAAATTGACCACTCAGAAGTTTGTCAGAACCAATTTCTTCAATAGTCCCAAATTGTATCCTCCTAAAAGGCTAGTATAAGCAAAAAGATGCATGCTAACTTTCATGCTTACCCTCAAGGCCCAATTCAATTAGTTTCAGGTACCCCCCTGGCTGCAGCAATTCACCAACAATTCTGTCAGGCTCCGTCAAGTCTCTTTCAATTATGTGAACTCGCCTTCCATCCTGATATCAGCAGTAAAATGTAAGACTGGAGTTGACAACATTTGCAGCACTAAAGTAAAAGATGAAAATAACCAAAATATAGTAACACAGCACAAGTTTATGCCCTTTGAAATTGATGACATATGTTTTTAAGCGCGAAGCATGAAATTGGGAGTAATGGAGTAGGaagaatttaagaaaatttaacaCAGATTGGTCAGATATCACCTTCAACCCACCTACACCTAAATTATCACTTCTCCCAGTTTAAATGCTGCCTTTTATCAAAAGACTGATGGCCATTTGCATCTTCCATTTCCAGGAAAAGGGCAAGTAAATTGGAAGCTGACCCATGGTTTAGAGGTTAACATAATTCATTCCATGCTAAAACATTAGAGCACTCCCCACTAGTTAGGTTAACATAATTCATTGCTAATTCTAATATTTTCgtcaaatttcatgatcaccaCTCTAGCCTTAACCCCAATTGTTTTGGAATCAAACAGGTTAGCTGATAATTTGAAGACTTCATCACGTAATTCCAACCTCATGAAACAATGGAACAGCCGAAAACCTTGTCATTGTAACTGCATAAACTCTTATTATATCCACCAGAAGAAGACCCATTGAAGGCGTCACAAGATTCCCCAAGTTCCATCATCACACGCTTTCTAAATTGGCAGAAATTTCTCAAACCAATAACACGTGAATGAAGCACCTTGAAATCATGAAGAAAGTGGAAATGGACATCCAAGGAACAGAAAAAAGGTCGCAGAGCCCCATCAACCATGATCAATAtcaaaagaaatcaaagaagaagaaaattcagAGGaacattttcttggaaatctTCATTTTCTCGAGAGGGCAAAATGAATTTCATGTGTGACCAAACACAATCAAATCCccattaaggaaaaataaaataaaatgatataaaaccTCTAGCGAAGCAAACAGAACCAAAGGGACAAAAAGTCACCTTGCCGAGAGTGTGGGCGAGGGCCGAACCGGCAACTCCGGCGCCGACAATGATTATATCGGTGCCGAAGCCGTCATCCTGGCGACATTGCCCGATTTCGGAGCTACTCGTAACAAGCCCATCTGCACGATGGTGGCGGTGGCGGTTGTCTTTCCTCTCTTTATCACGTAAAGCGTAAAGGAGAAACCCCAACACAGAAGCAAAGAAAGCTCCGAGAATGTAGGGGTGGAACATCTTCAAGCGCCTGTGGGAATGTGGGGCTGAAGACGAGATCGAGCAGTGCGTCGAAACGACAACGTTTCTCTGTGGAGCTGTGGTGTTTCTGGTGTGGGTGAGGAGGAGAGAGCGTGGCAATTTATAGAAAAGAATGGGGTGGTGACATGGGCTCTGGCCAACggggacttttctcaatagtacagtaatttaaaaaagttatgcttaaattattgtagtagaagaagttattacaaatatatggtagtttttgccacataggagagaggagagaggagagagggtgagagaggagagaggagataggaaagaggagataggagagagggtgaacggatattaaaaaaggaaactGTCTCtcgaagagacgagttccatgaaaaaaatatatatatatttttttaaaaattctcatttactcaagggaacttgtctcttcaagagacgagttccatgaaaaaagacaagggaaagacgagttcccagggaaaaaaatattttttttttaaatatattttttattttaaaaaaatcccaaattaaataaaaaaaaaatttcctaaagggaactcgtctctttgggaaatttttttttttctttaaatatattttttatttaaaaaaaatcccaagttaaaaaaaaaaaaaaaaattcttaaagggaactcgtctcttcaatagacgagttcccatgtaaaaaaaatatttttttaaaaaaaatatatatattaaaaaaaaaaatttcctaaagggaactcgtctttggaaattttttttttttttaaatatattttttgtttaaaaaaaatcccaaaaaaaaaaaatttcctaaagggaactcgtctcttcaagagacgagttcccatgggaaaaaaaatattttttttttaaaatatattttttatttaaaaaaatcccaaattaaaaaaaaaaaaaaaaaatttcctatagggaactcgtctcttggggaaaaaaatatatttttttttaaatatattttttatttaaaaaaaaatcccaaatttaaaaaataaataaaaataaaaatttcctaaagggaactcgtctcttgaagagacgagttcccatgggaaatttttttttttttttaaatatattttttatttaaaaaaaatcccaaattaaaaaaaaaaaaaaaattcctaaaggaactcgtctcttgaagagacgagttccatgggaaaaaaatatattttttatttaaaacaaatcccaaattaaaaaaaaaaaaaaaaaaacaattcttcaaagtaactcatctcttgaagagacgagtttcatgggaaaaaaaaaatatttttttttaaatatatttttttatttaaaacaaatcccaaattataaaaaataaaaaaaataattttttttttttttaatttgggatttttataaataaaaaaaaaaattcccaaggaattcatctcttgaagagacgagttccctttaggaattggttttttttttttttttttttttttttttttaatttgggatttttttaaataaaaaatatatttaaaaaaaaaattcccaaggtaACTCgtttaggaaattttattttattttattttaatttgagattttttttaaataaaaaatatatttaaaaaaaaatatattttttttacatgggaacttgtctcttgaagagacgagttaccttgaggaattgattttttttttttaatatatatattttttttaaaaatatttttttttttacatggaaactcgtctcttcaagagacgagttccctttggaattgttttttttttttttttttaatttgggatttttttaaaataaaaaatatatttaaaaaaaaaattttcccatgggaactcatctcttgaagagacgagttcccattaggaaattttttatttatttatttaatttgggattttttttaaataaaaaatatatttttaaaaaaaaatattttttttcccatgggaactcatctcttcaagagacgagttccctttagttccaaattgttttttttttaatttgtgaattttttaaaaatatatatatattttttaatgggaactcgtctcttgaagagacgagtttcctatatatttttttttcatggaactcgtgtcttcaagagacgattcccttttttttaaaaatttatccgttcaccctctctcctctctcctatctcctctttcctctctctcactctctctcctctctcctatgtggtAAAAACTACcgtatatttgtaataacttcttctactacaataatttaagcataactgttttaaattactgtactattgagaaaagtccagCCCAGTGGCAACGACGTTCCAGTCGGTGCCGGTGGTGGGTCAGCGTGGTGTAGACTCGGGCATGTAACATTTGGTTTGGCTGACTCATTCACTCGATTGCCTCTGCCTGCTGAGTTGGCTTTAGGCTAATACCTTTTTAAACTTGTAGGATTTTTTTAGCCTTTAATCATCTCCTTTGTGGGGACGctatttgatttgattatgaTACAACCCATTCCTTTCGCCTGAACTAGAAGACAGCTCAGCTTATAAACttataaaattacatattttttcCGACCAAAATACACGAACAACTTTCTCCAAATTCAACCGTAACCCCCACGGGCCGCACGTCTATATGTGGAAACGTACGTGGCAGCATGTGGATCGTCCAAGGGAGTGGGGCCCAAGTGATTTTGATATATCATTTAAGCGCGTGTCGAAGTACCTCATTGGCTGAGATTTCTCCTacaaaaataatactaaaattataaacaaagaAATAGTTTCGTCTTGATTTGTCTTATCAGGACTGGACTGCGAGACTAGTTGATTGTCTCCTTGTGTTCTCAAAAGAAGAGTCGCGAGCGTTGTGAACTTGTGATTTCTATTCAAACACAAAATATTTTgtagaattaaaaacaaatgttTACATAATAAAATTCAAGTCAACCGAAAAAGTCAAAAAACTAACACCCTATATTTTAGACATACATAAGAGACCCGACCCGACCCACTTGGCAGTATAAAAAACGCATGGACCCATCAATAAATTTGAGATGATCCAAACTGGTACATGACAGATCAGATGGCTTCAACTTTGAAAGCAAGAAGGACCCAAAAAACGACACATTTTTAACCACTAAAATTACAATTTcgataaatattaaattgatacggtagaatattttaaaaaaaggttgaaatttttgaaatttgggcATTGTCAGATGTTGGAGGGGAATGGAGCACAGGACATTTGGACTCATGGTTTGAAGATGGGATTTGGTTTTGAACAGGGTGCGTTGTCTTTAACGAATCCCTCCTTTGTCCATGTGTGTCTGAAAGATAAAATAAGATATGGAGGGTTTGGGGTCTTTGGACCCAGGCACCCCCACAtgtttgaatggaaaatgcttcTCTCTCGGTTTCTTTTGCAAATTCATTACATACGGAAGGTaataaataaaaggtaaaagaaaaaagaaaaaaaaattgtatatatattttaaaatttaataatatctaataaaactcaaaaaaaaaacatataagaaTTAGAGGTGGCGGGGTTACAATGTTACATGTCCGTAGCAGCCACCGCAATCATCCATCTCATCAACTCTGGACCACGTGTCCATTATGGCCACAGAAAATAGAAACAGACTGGACAATGACACGTCATTCATACACAATTTTAAGGTCGCCTTCAGTCATATTCAGATACTAAAGTAAGGTGATTGAGGTTAAAGGACATGATGCAAAGTTGAACATGTTAGCTTGGTTTTAAGCTTTAGGGAATATGCTTTCTCCTCCCATAATCCATATGCAACCACAAGTATTTTGGAAACTAATGCAATGATCATTTCCATGCTAAGTGAATCATGACGACCTTCTTTTTGTCGAAACTAATTTTGGGGAAAATTAGTTTAagatattttcaatcatttttttagtatattattataaaattaaatatatgacTGTTTAGCATCCTATGACTAGGTCAATGAcgtggtaaaaataataaataaataaaaatgtactcattttttttccttttataatttttcttgtgTGAACGTgtatttaaagttttatttgatTCAAATTCCATGATTAAATCTTGAGTATATCTAATGGGCTGAATAAgttcactttttttattttttattttaaacaataaaaaaaaaaaaagcaatactttaatattttgattgatcattcaattatattatttttttttaataatctaaTTATTTTGAACTATTTAAGAAGGAATATTTGTGATCCTTTATTCATATAATATTactaaagaaaatttaaaatatgcataattttaaacattaattttaaggtttttttttttttttttttgcttttgtatGTAAagtttagtatttttaatttttaatttaataaagcaCGACAAAGCTTTATTACTAGATGCTATACAAGaagacgaaaaaaaaaaaaagataggggATATCTACATGGAAAGTGGCATGGGCACCAGCACTGCCAGTGCCATGCCAAAGAAAGCAAAGAGCAGGCATACCGTCCAGGCGTCCACTCGCAAATTTAGTGGTTATGGTTATTTCTGGATCTTCGATCGGTACGTAATCCCGTGGTTGTCCCAATCTCCAAAAAGAGAATAGTTCTAAAGAGAAAAGAggaaagagagggagagaatAGGGTAGAAGAGTCGGGTTAAGTGGATCGATGCCAAGAAATCGAAAGCTGACCAATTTGGATTATGGTGAAAGGAAACACCCAGAATTGAAAAGCTTTCTAAGATGAAGAAAGATGGATTGAAATCATTGTATTAGAgccattaattaattatatggaTATAATCAATGTTATCTTTTCTAATCCAAGAGAGAACAAATCAAGACACGATGACTTCCACATACCAACCCTATCATCAGTGTTACCTTTTCCAACCCAAAAGAAACCAGATCAAGACACAATCCTCCCTACATGCTAATGTgcaatttactattttttttttcctaacctAAC includes:
- the LOC100854014 gene encoding squalene monooxygenase SE2; amino-acid sequence: MFHPYILGAFFASVLGFLLYALRDKERKDNRHRHHRADGLVTSSSEIGQCRQDDGFGTDIIIVGAGVAGSALAHTLGKDGRRVHIIERDLTEPDRIVGELLQPGGYLKLIELGLEDCVEEIDAQRVLGYALFKDGKNTRLSYPLEKFHSDVAGRSFHNGRFIQRMREKAASLSNVRMEQGTVTSLLEENGTIKGVQYKTKAGQELKAYAPLTIVCDGCFSNLRRSLCNPKVDVPSCFVGLVLENCQLPFANHGHVILADPSPILFYPISSTEVRCLVDVPGQKLPSIANGEMANHLKTRVAPQLPPQLYDAFISAIDQGKIRTMPNRSMPADPYPTPGALLMGDAFNMRHPLTGGGMTVALSDIVVLRDLLKPLSNLNDAVSLSKYLESFYTLRKPVASTINTLAGALYKVFCASPDQARKEMREACFDYLSLGGVCSAGPVALLSGLNPRPLSLVVHFFAVAIYGVGRLLLPFPSLKRLWIGARLISAASSIIFPIIKAEGVRQMFFPVTMPAYYRAPPAK